A single genomic interval of Antechinus flavipes isolate AdamAnt ecotype Samford, QLD, Australia chromosome 1, AdamAnt_v2, whole genome shotgun sequence harbors:
- the SUGP2 gene encoding SURP and G-patch domain-containing protein 2 isoform X1 → MASRRVTRETFDAVIQEKVKRYRMDHSDAIEDTLHQFKSQGHSRSIPRSRADRYEDSFHDDGRYSRDPVHPRDTWREDLRDDVFPGPSFRSNSPPMSEENYYQEDFGRDRDFSRADSRDRDFNQAGSRDRDFGHRDFSHFGSQDPEFSHSESWEHDFAHPSSHEPSWSHENDFGPEILGDFRSPGLMEEEYVDMDSQEYDLDFSGEADYEFQQPVPRGRGRVRSRGRGGRGAVGTADRGGILQSKRVTRGALKTKVIKGDVRKIPTIRKVNTKKLPPMVPYRIIPKTRGTNRIRKTILRPDLSPGVTQRTENVQRPVRKTPLRPNQKISRLPRGEVSFDLVDNSDIFSTFGIEIIKWAGFHKIKNDMEFSQLFAALFELETETCAKMLASFKCSLKPEHRDFCFFTIKCLKHSALKTPKVDNEFLNMLLDKGAVKTKNCFFEIIKPFDKYMMRLQDRLLKSVTPLLMACNAYELSVKMKGFSNPAEVAGALETTNSLCRKSLALLGQTFSLASTFRQEKILEAIGLQEVAPVPAAFPNFDDSTLFGREYIEHLKAWLENSGHPIQMKKADVRVMEGVASVPSPNSDVIPEALNGVPQRADRKVVETIEKFVKSIIEGNLSPKERATLKKNPTYWFLSDEDSLEYKYYKLKLAEMQRIKEIKKDEEHQPTSEECAVRAMLYAKKVQSLKKRLIPRKRLGLLSSWGISGWKMRKSTVGTQTLLSAGTMLKHQVRHAHGVFQVKPSVPDVNHREKNLPSEEPGSLLCDPSAGPLTCPPRTTGTEVSSALPEPLHTPSSSQFANVDAKTMDTAEKLAKFVAQVGPEIEQFSIENSADNPDLWFLHDQNSPAFKFYRMKVYELCPSINFTKTPLNLKAGEGLKSGKISDHGEEEEQEEEELEGDHSQQGTELELELGPEEEEEEGTEDDTSAREASSRIGEETGRAAQSEGIPSEEAQNTGAEGDGASLAALSQSSASSACFPRKRISSKSLKVGMIPAPKRVCLIEEPKVHEPVRIAYDRPRGRPVSKKKKHKDLEFAQQKLTDRNVGFQMLQKMGWKEGYGLGSRGKGIKEPVKVYVMVIDFRNARISKPEGQVLHCPERAGEGGLKVGPRRLVGVP, encoded by the exons ATGGCATCTAGGCGAGTCACAAGGGAAACTTTTGATGCTGTGATACAAGAAAAGGTTAAGAGGTATCGAATGGACCACAGTGATGCTATAGAAGACACTCTCCATCAGTTTAAGTCTCAAG GTCATTCAAGATCTATCCCAAGATCAAGAGCAGACAGATATGAAGACAGTTTTCATGATGATGGAAGATACTCTCGTGATCCAGTGCATCCTCGTGACACTTGGAGAGAAGACCTAAGGGATGATGTATTTCCTGGACCTTCATTTAGATCTAACAGTCCTCCCATGAGTGAAGAAAATTACTATCAAGAAGATTTTGGCCGGGACCGGGACTTTTCTCGTGCAGACTCTCGGGATAGGGACTTCAACCAGGCTGGTTCCAGAGACCGGGACTTTGGCCACCGGGACTTTAGTCATTTTGGTTCTCAGGATCCAGAGTTTAGCCACTCCGAGTCTTGGGAGCATGACTTTGCCCATCCAAGTTCCCATGAACCTTCTTGGTCTCATGAGAATGACTTTGGTCCTGAGATTTTGGGTGACTTTCGATCACCTGGTCTTATGGAAGAAGAATATGTAGACATGGACAGTCAGGAGTATGACTTGGACTTTTCAGGCGAGGCAGATTATGAATTCCAGCAGCCAGTGCCAAGGGGTAGGGGCAGGGTACGCAGCAGGGGCCGTGGTGGCCGGGGTGCTGTAGGCACTGCTGACCGGGGTGGCATTCTTCAGAGTAAGCGGGTGACTAGAGGCGCACTTAAAACCAAAGTCATTAAAGGGGATGTTAGGAAAATTCCCACCATAAGAAAAGTGAACACTAAAAAACTGCCCCCTATGGTTCCCTATCGAATCATCCCCAAAACTCGAGGTACTAATCgaattaggaaaactattctaAGACCTGATCTGAGTCCTGGGGTCACCCAAAGGACTGAAAATGTCCAGCGTCCTGTGCGAAAGACTCCTTTGCGCCCCAATCAGAAGATTAGTCGGCTACCCAGAGGAGAAGTCAGTTTTGACCTAGTCGACAATTCAGACATTTTTTCAACATTTGGGATAGAGATAATCAAATGGGCTGGATTTCACAAGATAAAGAATGATATGGAGTTTTCACAGCTGTTTGCGGCTCTCTTTGAGCTGGAAACTGAAACCTGTGCGAAGATGCTGGCCTCCTTCAAATGTTCTCTGAAACCAGAACATAGAGACTTCTGCTTCTTTACCATCAAGTGTTTGAAACATTCTGCTTTGAAAACCCCCAAAGTTGACAATGAGTTCTTGAACATGCTTTTAGATAAAGGTGCTGTGAAAACCAAGAATTGtttctttgaaataataaaacCATTTGACAAGTACATGATGAGACTCCAAGACCGCCTCCTGAAAAGTGTTACTCCCCTGCTCATGGCTTGCAATGCCTATGAACTGAGTGTGAAGATGAAGGGTTTCAGTAACCCTGCTGAAGTGGCAGGTGCCTTGGAGACAACCAATTCCTTGTGTCGTAAGTCTTTAGCACTTTTGGGCCAAACCTTTTCCTTAGCTTCCACATTCCgacaagagaaaatattagaagctATTGGCCTTCAAGAAGTAGCTCCAGTTCCAGCAGCCTTCCCTAATTTCGATGATTCAACTTTGTTTGGAAGAGAATACATAGAGCATCTCAAAGCCTGGCTGGAGAACAGTGGCCATCCCATACAGATGAAGAAGGCAGATGTCAGGGTCATGGAAGGGGTGGCAAGCGTTCCTTCTCCAAATTCAGATGTGATCCCTGAGGCTCTAAATGGAG TTCCTCAGCGAGCAGACAGAAAGGTTGTTGAGACAATTGAAAAATTTGTGAAGAGTATAATTGAAGGCAACTTGTCCCCAAAAGAAAGAGCAACACTAAAGAAGAACCCTACTTATTG gtTCTTATCTGATGAGGATAGTCTGGAGTATAAATATTATAAGCTGAAGTTGGCAGAAATGCAGAGgataaaagagattaaaaaagatgaGGAACACCAGCCAACTTCAGAGGAATGTGCCGTGAGAGCAATGCTATATGCAAAGAAAGTCCAGAGCCTAAAGAAGAGATTGATTCCCCGTAAAAGGCTTGGGCTACTCTCATCTTGGGGGATCAGTGGCTGGAAGATGAGAAAATCTACTGTGGGGACACAGACCCTTCTTTCAGCAGGGACCATGCTGAAGCATCAGGTCAGACATGCCCACGGGGTATTCCAGGTAAAGCCTTCTGTTCCTGATGTAAACCATCGTGAGAAGAATTTGCCATCCGAGGAACCTGGATCTCTTCTCTGTGACCCCAGCGCAGGACCTTTGACCTGCCCTCCAAGAACAACTGGGACAGAGGTCTCTTCTGCCTTGCCTGAGCCACTCCACACTCCCTCATCTTCCCAGTTTGCCAATG TTGATGCTAAAACAATGGACACTGCCGAGAAACTAGCCAAATTTGTCGCTCAGGTGGGACCAGAAATTGAACAATTTAGTATAGAAAACAGTGCAGACAACCCAGATCTCTG GTTTCTACATGACCAAAATAGTCCTGCCTTCAAGTTTTATAGAATGAAAGTGTATGAACTGTGCCCTTCCATTAATTTCACAAAAACCCCACTAAATCTCAAAGCAGGAGAAGGTCTGAAATCAGGGAAAATTTCAGATCATGGGGaagaagaggagcaggaggaagaagagCTTGAAGGAGATCATTCTCAACAAGGGACTGAACTGGAGCTAGAATTGGGCcctgaggaagaagaagaagaaggtacAGAAGATGACACCTCAGCTCGAGAAGCGTCCTCCAGAATTGGAGAAGAAACTGGTAGAGCAGCTCAGTCAGAGGGGATCCCCTCTGAGGAGGCACAAAACACAGGAGCGGAGGGTGATGGTGCCAGTTTAGCAGCTCTGTCCCAGTCCTCTGCTTCGAGTGCCTGTTTCCCTCGAAAGAGAATCAGCAGCAAATCTCTAAAAGTTGGCATGATCCCGGCTCCCAAGAGGGTGTGTCTTATAGAGGAACCTAAAG TTCATGAACCTGTGCGAATTGCTTATGACAGGCCCCGGGGACGCCCTGTGTCCAAGAAGAAG aaACACAAAGACTTGGAATTTGCTCAGCAGAAACTGACTGACAGGAATGTGGGTTTTCAAATGCTTCAGAAGATGGGCTGGAAGGAGGGATATGGCCTGGGCTCACGTGGGAAAGGAATTAAGGAGCCTGTAAAAGTGTATGTAATGGTAATTGACTTCAGAAATGCAAGAATATCAAAACCAGAGGGACAGGTACTCCACTGCCCAGAGAGAGCAGGAGAAGGAGGTTTAAAAGTCGGCCCTAGAAGGCTCGTTGGTGTGCCTTAG
- the SUGP2 gene encoding SURP and G-patch domain-containing protein 2 isoform X2: MASRRVTRETFDAVIQEKVKRYRMDHSDAIEDTLHQFKSQGHSRSIPRSRADRYEDSFHDDGRYSRDPVHPRDTWREDLRDDVFPGPSFRSNSPPMSEENYYQEDFGRDRDFSRADSRDRDFNQAGSRDRDFGHRDFSHFGSQDPEFSHSESWEHDFAHPSSHEPSWSHENDFGPEILGDFRSPGLMEEEYVDMDSQEYDLDFSGEADYEFQQPVPRGRGRVRSRGRGGRGAVGTADRGGILQSKRVTRGALKTKVIKGDVRKIPTIRKVNTKKLPPMVPYRIIPKTRGTNRIRKTILRPDLSPGVTQRTENVQRPVRKTPLRPNQKISRLPRGEVSFDLVDNSDIFSTFGIEIIKWAGFHKIKNDMEFSQLFAALFELETETCAKMLASFKCSLKPEHRDFCFFTIKCLKHSALKTPKVDNEFLNMLLDKGAVKTKNCFFEIIKPFDKYMMRLQDRLLKSVTPLLMACNAYELSVKMKGFSNPAEVAGALETTNSLCRKSLALLGQTFSLASTFRQEKILEAIGLQEVAPVPAAFPNFDDSTLFGREYIEHLKAWLENSGHPIQMKKADVRVMEGVASVPSPNSDVIPEALNGVPQRADRKVVETIEKFVKSIIEGNLSPKERATLKKNPTYWFLSDEDSLEYKYYKLKLAEMQRIKEIKKDEEHQPTSEECAVRAMLYAKKVQSLKKRLIPRKRLGLLSSWGISGWKMRKSTVGTQTLLSAGTMLKHQVRHAHGVFQVKPSVPDVNHREKNLPSEEPGSLLCDPSAGPLTCPPRTTGTEVSSALPEPLHTPSSSQFANVDAKTMDTAEKLAKFVAQVGPEIEQFSIENSADNPDLWFLHDQNSPAFKFYRMKVYELCPSINFTKTPLNLKAGEGLKSGKISDHGEEEEQEEEELEGDHSQQGTELELELGPEEEEEEGTEDDTSAREASSRIGEETGRAAQSEGIPSEEAQNTGAEGDGASLAALSQSSASSACFPRKRISSKSLKVGMIPAPKRVCLIEEPKVHEPVRIAYDRPRGRPVSKKKKHKDLEFAQQKLTDRNVGFQMLQKMGWKEGYGLGSRGKGIKEPVKVGTTSEGEGLGVEGEENNEDTFDVFRQRMIQMYRQKRASK, encoded by the exons ATGGCATCTAGGCGAGTCACAAGGGAAACTTTTGATGCTGTGATACAAGAAAAGGTTAAGAGGTATCGAATGGACCACAGTGATGCTATAGAAGACACTCTCCATCAGTTTAAGTCTCAAG GTCATTCAAGATCTATCCCAAGATCAAGAGCAGACAGATATGAAGACAGTTTTCATGATGATGGAAGATACTCTCGTGATCCAGTGCATCCTCGTGACACTTGGAGAGAAGACCTAAGGGATGATGTATTTCCTGGACCTTCATTTAGATCTAACAGTCCTCCCATGAGTGAAGAAAATTACTATCAAGAAGATTTTGGCCGGGACCGGGACTTTTCTCGTGCAGACTCTCGGGATAGGGACTTCAACCAGGCTGGTTCCAGAGACCGGGACTTTGGCCACCGGGACTTTAGTCATTTTGGTTCTCAGGATCCAGAGTTTAGCCACTCCGAGTCTTGGGAGCATGACTTTGCCCATCCAAGTTCCCATGAACCTTCTTGGTCTCATGAGAATGACTTTGGTCCTGAGATTTTGGGTGACTTTCGATCACCTGGTCTTATGGAAGAAGAATATGTAGACATGGACAGTCAGGAGTATGACTTGGACTTTTCAGGCGAGGCAGATTATGAATTCCAGCAGCCAGTGCCAAGGGGTAGGGGCAGGGTACGCAGCAGGGGCCGTGGTGGCCGGGGTGCTGTAGGCACTGCTGACCGGGGTGGCATTCTTCAGAGTAAGCGGGTGACTAGAGGCGCACTTAAAACCAAAGTCATTAAAGGGGATGTTAGGAAAATTCCCACCATAAGAAAAGTGAACACTAAAAAACTGCCCCCTATGGTTCCCTATCGAATCATCCCCAAAACTCGAGGTACTAATCgaattaggaaaactattctaAGACCTGATCTGAGTCCTGGGGTCACCCAAAGGACTGAAAATGTCCAGCGTCCTGTGCGAAAGACTCCTTTGCGCCCCAATCAGAAGATTAGTCGGCTACCCAGAGGAGAAGTCAGTTTTGACCTAGTCGACAATTCAGACATTTTTTCAACATTTGGGATAGAGATAATCAAATGGGCTGGATTTCACAAGATAAAGAATGATATGGAGTTTTCACAGCTGTTTGCGGCTCTCTTTGAGCTGGAAACTGAAACCTGTGCGAAGATGCTGGCCTCCTTCAAATGTTCTCTGAAACCAGAACATAGAGACTTCTGCTTCTTTACCATCAAGTGTTTGAAACATTCTGCTTTGAAAACCCCCAAAGTTGACAATGAGTTCTTGAACATGCTTTTAGATAAAGGTGCTGTGAAAACCAAGAATTGtttctttgaaataataaaacCATTTGACAAGTACATGATGAGACTCCAAGACCGCCTCCTGAAAAGTGTTACTCCCCTGCTCATGGCTTGCAATGCCTATGAACTGAGTGTGAAGATGAAGGGTTTCAGTAACCCTGCTGAAGTGGCAGGTGCCTTGGAGACAACCAATTCCTTGTGTCGTAAGTCTTTAGCACTTTTGGGCCAAACCTTTTCCTTAGCTTCCACATTCCgacaagagaaaatattagaagctATTGGCCTTCAAGAAGTAGCTCCAGTTCCAGCAGCCTTCCCTAATTTCGATGATTCAACTTTGTTTGGAAGAGAATACATAGAGCATCTCAAAGCCTGGCTGGAGAACAGTGGCCATCCCATACAGATGAAGAAGGCAGATGTCAGGGTCATGGAAGGGGTGGCAAGCGTTCCTTCTCCAAATTCAGATGTGATCCCTGAGGCTCTAAATGGAG TTCCTCAGCGAGCAGACAGAAAGGTTGTTGAGACAATTGAAAAATTTGTGAAGAGTATAATTGAAGGCAACTTGTCCCCAAAAGAAAGAGCAACACTAAAGAAGAACCCTACTTATTG gtTCTTATCTGATGAGGATAGTCTGGAGTATAAATATTATAAGCTGAAGTTGGCAGAAATGCAGAGgataaaagagattaaaaaagatgaGGAACACCAGCCAACTTCAGAGGAATGTGCCGTGAGAGCAATGCTATATGCAAAGAAAGTCCAGAGCCTAAAGAAGAGATTGATTCCCCGTAAAAGGCTTGGGCTACTCTCATCTTGGGGGATCAGTGGCTGGAAGATGAGAAAATCTACTGTGGGGACACAGACCCTTCTTTCAGCAGGGACCATGCTGAAGCATCAGGTCAGACATGCCCACGGGGTATTCCAGGTAAAGCCTTCTGTTCCTGATGTAAACCATCGTGAGAAGAATTTGCCATCCGAGGAACCTGGATCTCTTCTCTGTGACCCCAGCGCAGGACCTTTGACCTGCCCTCCAAGAACAACTGGGACAGAGGTCTCTTCTGCCTTGCCTGAGCCACTCCACACTCCCTCATCTTCCCAGTTTGCCAATG TTGATGCTAAAACAATGGACACTGCCGAGAAACTAGCCAAATTTGTCGCTCAGGTGGGACCAGAAATTGAACAATTTAGTATAGAAAACAGTGCAGACAACCCAGATCTCTG GTTTCTACATGACCAAAATAGTCCTGCCTTCAAGTTTTATAGAATGAAAGTGTATGAACTGTGCCCTTCCATTAATTTCACAAAAACCCCACTAAATCTCAAAGCAGGAGAAGGTCTGAAATCAGGGAAAATTTCAGATCATGGGGaagaagaggagcaggaggaagaagagCTTGAAGGAGATCATTCTCAACAAGGGACTGAACTGGAGCTAGAATTGGGCcctgaggaagaagaagaagaaggtacAGAAGATGACACCTCAGCTCGAGAAGCGTCCTCCAGAATTGGAGAAGAAACTGGTAGAGCAGCTCAGTCAGAGGGGATCCCCTCTGAGGAGGCACAAAACACAGGAGCGGAGGGTGATGGTGCCAGTTTAGCAGCTCTGTCCCAGTCCTCTGCTTCGAGTGCCTGTTTCCCTCGAAAGAGAATCAGCAGCAAATCTCTAAAAGTTGGCATGATCCCGGCTCCCAAGAGGGTGTGTCTTATAGAGGAACCTAAAG TTCATGAACCTGTGCGAATTGCTTATGACAGGCCCCGGGGACGCCCTGTGTCCAAGAAGAAG aaACACAAAGACTTGGAATTTGCTCAGCAGAAACTGACTGACAGGAATGTGGGTTTTCAAATGCTTCAGAAGATGGGCTGGAAGGAGGGATATGGCCTGGGCTCACGTGGGAAAGGAATTAAGGAGCCTGTAAAAGT GGGAACAACCTCTGAAGGGGAGGGCTTGGGTGttgaaggggaagaaaataacGAAGATACATTTGATGTTTTCCGTCAAAGAATGATACAAATGTACAGGCAGAAACGAGCAAGTAAATAG